From the genome of Neodiprion pinetum isolate iyNeoPine1 chromosome 3, iyNeoPine1.2, whole genome shotgun sequence, one region includes:
- the LOC138190605 gene encoding uncharacterized protein, with translation MLNDYFALNVRDESARWFVYPDIPSHYVFKKSNVDGAIVSRWEKRQRRHDAFGQMYSLSPAQIELFHLRLLLLKVKGAKSFKDLRTVDGQVCETFTATCLALGFIEDDDEW, from the coding sequence ATGCTAAATGATTACTTCGCATTGAACGTTCGCGATGAATCTGCAAGATGGTTCGTGTACCCGGATATCCCGTCCCATtacgtatttaaaaaatctaacGTTGACGGAGCAATCGTCTCGAGATGGGAAAAACGACAACGTAGACATGATGCGTTTGGACAAATGTACTCGTTAAGTCCTGCTCAAATCGAATTGTTTCATCTTCGATTGCTTTTGTTGAAGGTAAAAGGAGCCAAAAGCTTCAAAGATTTGAGGACCGTGGATGGACAAGTCTGCGAGACGTTTACAGCAACATGCCTGGCACTGGGGTTTATTGAAGATGACGATGAGTGGTGA